The genomic segment TTGTCTTCCCGCTGGCCACCGCCACTTCAACCTGCCGCAACACCGTTACGATCTGCTCTGGTTTGTACCTCTGCATCGGCATATTCAAATACCTCCTTCATGAGATTCTCTCTCACTTCGGCTGGTATCGAAATCGCCGGGCAGGTCACGAGGCGTTTTTCAGAAACTCGGCGAGGGGGACGATGGCGGACGCGTCTTTCAACATGATGAGTTCGTTGAGGACCGATTCCTGCAGATGCTGCGACAGGTTCGGCAACGCCACGACCAGAGCCGCGCCGCGATTGGGAAGATTGCCCTTCACCAGCGCCGACACGGCCGCTTCCTGAACTCGTGGATCGGAATGCGAGAAGGCGGGCATGAGATGCGAAACCACATCGGGATCGGAGAGCGCGCCCAGCACATAGCAGGCGTTGCGGACCACGTACCAGCGTTCATCCTTCATGCGTTTGCTGGCGGCCTCGAATGATCCAGCGCCCAATTGCTGCGAAATGTGCAACAGCTTGGAGCGGTTCGCCGCCACGCGCTCGTCCTCCAGCATCAGGAAGACTGCTTCCGCCGCCTGGTTCTCGACCAGCCGCAGCAGGGAAGCAATAGTGCGGCTGGCGGCGGGATCACTGGTCTTTTGAATCGCCAGATCAATCAGCTTCTGAGCGGTGGCCGGCGCCAGCAGGTTTTCCAGGCCCACGGCGCAACAGGATTGATGGGCCGCGCTGTCTTTTTGCCGGTTGCGATCCAGTTCCAGTCCAATGCGCAGGGCGGTATCGAAGTCTTCAAACATTCCCATGGAGTGCGCCGCGGTGGTGAGCGCATTGGCGATGTGAACATGCCCCGGGTCATTCTGCGTACCGCTCTCGCTTAACTGACTGCAAAGCTGCACAACCACTTTGCGGACGAAGTCCAGCGTGTTCATTCCCGTCAGCACGCGGATCAGCTCCGGCAGATGAGCCAGCACGGAGTCCCGCGCCGGGCCGCTGGCGGCTGGCAGCGTCTCAAAAAAATGTCCGGCCACCTCCGTTGTTTTTTCGAGCAAGCCATCCTTCCCGGTCTGTTTAACGTATTCGATGAAGTGGCGAAACGCTTGCTCACCAAACTCGGCCAGTTGCATCAGATGAACGTGCTGCTCATCGGGGGTTAGTCCTGCCCACCCCATTTCCTGCCGGATGCGATCATGAACCTCCACAGGCAGTTCTTTGCGTTCCACCAGAACATTGATTTTTTGCAGCAGCCGTTCCGCCACCTGCGTGGTGCGCAACGCGCGGCCCAGTATTTGGACGACATCATCCTGCGCAACGCGAATGCCTTCCGCTCCCTCCGCCGTGCCGAACTTTTGCTTCGCCCACTGGAGGGCAACGTCTTCGGCTAAGGCGTGAGCCACCTCAATGCCGGGTAATCCCTTGTAGGCGTTCTGTCGCTCCGCGGGCATTGACGAGAGCAGGTAGTCCGGGGAGAGATCGTTGAGAACCCGCGCCAGCGCTTGTACCGTCTCCTTGGGGTCCACCTCCGGATTCAGTAATGCCGCTTGGGCCGCTTGCTCCGCCAGTGCCAGCATGTCGCCCGGCGCGCCCTGAAATCCCTGTGGCGCTTTCAGTCCCGAGCCCTGCATGAACATTCCGAAGTTCACCGAATGCGCGATGGCCTTGGGGTCCATGAGCGATTGCGCGGTCATGAACGAATCGATATCCATGCCCAGGGTGGTGTCGCCTTTGTGCGAATCCCTCTTGTCGGCGGCCATCACCCGCATGCCTTCGATGAGATTCTTGCGCAGGTAGAGGGTCGTGCCGCCGGCGCCTTCAATGATCTCGGGCTTGGTTGAAATGATGCCCAGGCCGCGACGGTAGTCACGGACAGTAAGGCCGAGTGAAAACATAATGCCCATGATGCCGCGCTTCATGAATTCGTTGGAGAGTGAGTCCAATGTCGTGTCGGGAGTGAGCAGATCGTTGAGCAGAATACGCTGATTAAAAAATCAGAAGGTGAACTGCGGGGATTTCTTCATGATCGCGGTCAGCATCGCGTAAGAGGTCTGAATCGGCTCTTCCGCCGCCGGGTGGTCCGGTGAGTAAAGAAATGCCAGCTTGTAGGCGCGTTGCAGGGCGCGGCCGAAGATCAACCCCTCTTTTTTGAGCTGGTTTTTTTCAATCATTCGTGAGGTCCTCGCACGCTAACATCCTTTAGTTAAGCTATCGCAATGGCATGGGGATAACAAGTAAATGTGATGTCTAATGCACCGCCGGGCAGTTGCCTATTTATGTTCCGTGCATTCCGTAGCGCCGGTTTACAGCCGTCCCCCAGCGGACGGGTCGGAGGCCTGTCCTTACCTTAAGCGCAAACTGAGACACTGCTCGGGCTGGACATGGATTTTGCGCGACGACTATAATCAATAGATTCGAGCAGGGACCACGAATAGTTCGACAGCCAGTTCAACATGTTGTCCGGAGGAGTCATGCAGGTTCCAGTGGACCTGAAGAGTACCGTCAATCTACCCAAGACTGATTTTCCCATGAAGGCCAATCTCCCGCTGACGGAGCCGGTGATTCTGGAACGCTGGGAAGCGCAAAACGTCTATGGACGATTGCGCGAGCAGCGGGTCGGCGCGCCGCTCTTCACGTTGCATGACGGGCCTCCCTACGCCAACGGCAACATTCACCTCGGCACGGCGCTCAACAAGATACTCAAGGACTTCATCGTGAAGTCGAAGAGCATGGCCGGATTCAACGCGCCCTACGTGCCCGGTTGGGACTGCCACGGCCTGCCGATCGAGTTGAAAGTGGACCAGGACCTAGGCGCCAAGAAAGCTGGCATGACTGCCGCCGACATCCGTCGCGCCTGTCGCGAATATGCCGGCAAATACGTTGACCAGCACCGCAAGGATTTCAAACGCCTCGGCGTGCTCGGTCGCTGGGATGATCCCTACCTCACCATGTCGGCGCAATATGAGGCCGTCATCGCCGACGCTTTCGTCGATTTTCTGGACAAGGGATACATTTACAAGGGTCTGAAGCCGGTGCACTGGTGCATGAGTTGTCGCACCGCGCTGGCCGAGGCCGAGGTCGAGCATCACGACCACACCTCGCCCTCCATCTGGGTGAAGTTTTCTCTTCCGATCGAGGCTGCCACGGACGCGTTGGCTTCTGAACTCGCCACCATAATCGGCAGCAGAAAAGTCGCGGCGTTGATCTGGACCACCACGCCTTGGACGCTGCCGGCTAATCTGGCTCTCTCCTTCCACCCCGAGACGGATTATTCGGTGGTCGACTCCGCTAGCGAAACAGACTCCGCTCTGCTGATCATCGCGCAGCCCATGGTCGCGCAGGTCGCGGCGAAGCTCGGCTGGACGAATCACAAAATTCTCGGCGTCCTGCCCGGAAAGAAGTTTGAGCACGCGCGCTTCCGCCATCCGTTCCTCGATCGCGACTCGCTCGGTCTCCTCGGCGATCACGTCACCATGGAGCAGGGCAGCGGCATCGTCCACACCGCGCCGGGGCACGGCGTGGAGGACTTCATCGTCGGCGAAAAGTATCACCTGCCCGTGCTGTGTCCGGTGGATAATCGCGGACGGTTCGAGTTGGGCGACCTGGAGTATTCCGGCAAGACAGTTTTCGAAGCCAACCCCATCGTGATCGAGATACTCCGCGCGCGCGGCGCGTTGCTGCACACCGAATCGCTGAGCCACTCCTATCCGCATTGCTGGCGCTGCCGCAAGCCGGTCATCTTCCGCGCGACGGAACAATGGTTCATTAACCTGAATCACGACGACCTGCGCGGCCGCTCACTCGCCGAGATTCGCCAAGTGAAGTGGCTGCCCGAATGGGGCATGGAGCGTATCTCCAACATGGTGGCCACGCGGCCCGACTGGTGCATCTCGCGCCAGCGCGTTTGGGGCGTTCCGATCATCGTGTTCTTCTGCGAGTGCTGTAATAAGCAGTTCACCGAGCGCGCCGCCCTGAAACACGTGGTCGAGCTGTTCCGCCGCGAGACCGCCGACGTTTGGTATACCAGGACGCCGGCCGAGTTGCTCCCCGTGGGAACGAAATGTAGTCACTGCGGCGCGAGTGAGTTCCGCACCGAGCGTGACATTCTCGATGTGTGGTTCGACTCCGGATCGAGTCACCTGGCTGTGCTCGGTAACGACCCGCAACTGCCGTGGCCCGCCGACATGTATATTGAGGGTGGGGACCAATATCGCGGATGGTTCCACTCGTCTCTGCTGGTGGCCGTGGGTCTGAAGGGAAAAGCTCCTTACAAGGAAGTGGCCACGCACGGCTGGGTGCTCGACGGTCAGGGCCATGCCATGCACAAGTCGCTCGGCAACGTCATTGAGCCGCAGACCATCATCAAGTCGCACGGCGCGGAGATACTCCGCCTGTGGGTGGCCTCGCAGGACTTCAAGGAAGATTTGCGCATCTCGAAAGAGATGCTGGAGCGGATGTCGGATTCCTATCGCAAGATTCGCAACACCTTTCGCTACCTGCTCTCGAACCTCTACGATTTCGATCCTGCGAAGGATCAGGTGCCAGCATCTTCCATGCTGGAAGTCGATCAGTGGGCATTGCAGCGCACCGCGCAGCTTGTCGAGCAGTGCCGCACTCACTATCAGGAGTACGCGTTCCACAAGGTCTATCACGCCGTCTACCATTTCTGCACCGTGGAGATGAGTGCATTCTATCTGGACATCACCAAGGACCGGCTCTACACCTCCGCCGCCGGCGGCCCGGCGCGGCGCAGCGCGCAGACCGCTCTCTATCGCATGGCCGACGCGCTGGTGCGCCTGATCGCGCCCATCATGTGCTTCACCGCGGAGGAAGTCTGGCGGCATCTGCCGTCCGCCGCCGGAAAGACGAACGACAAGGCAGGTGAGCGCGAGAGCATTCACTTCGCAATATTTCCCGCGCCGGAGGAGTTCACCGCGGGACTGAGCGCCGATCAACTCACCAATCTCAAGAACTGGGACCGCCTCATCGCGGTGCGCGACGAAGTCCTGAAAAAGTTGGAAGTCGCCCGCCGCGATAAGTTCATCGGCCAGTCGCTGGAAGCAAAAGTCGAGTTGTCCGCCAGCGGTGACACGGCGGCGCTGCTCGATCAATACCGCGCCATGCTGCCGATGCTGTTCATCGTATCGCAGGTGGCGCTGAATGCTGGTGCCGCGCCTGCTCCTGACACGGTCTCTGAAGGCATCACGGAACTCGGCCTTAAAGTGCACAAAGCGGCTGGAGAAAAATGTGAGCGTTGCTGGAACTATTCCATCCAAGTTGGTATGGATAAAGAATTTGTAACATTATGCGAACGTTGCGCTCCGGTGGTCCACAGCCTGATCCCCTGAGGGAATGAGTGCGTTCCACTCGTAGTTGATCGCACTCTAACAGTCGTCATCCTGAGCGCAGCGAAGGACCTGCTTTTGCTTTGCTCGTATGCATGAAGCAGGTCCCTCGTCGCATTGCTCCTCGGGATGACAACGAATCAATTGATGGGCGCTGGTAACCACATGTCCCGCTCGACTAGCTTTCTCATCGCCGTGCTGGTTCTGTTCGCTGACCAACTGTCCAAGATGTTGGTGATCGCGCGCGTCGATGCGTACGCGACGGTCGTGATCATCCCCGGCGCGCTGAACATCATTCGCTCAGCCAACCGGGGCATCGCTTTCGGCATACTCTCTGACTCCTCTTCACCGTGGACAAAACTGGGCCTGATCGTGCTCGCTTCGGTGGTCATGGTCTTCATCGGCGGGCTGCTCTGGAAAACGAGCGGCATGCCCGGCGCTACTCGAATGGGGCTGGCGATGGTGCTGGTGATGGGCGGCGCGGCGGGCAATCTGCTGGACCGGCTGCTGCGCGGCGAAGTAACCGACTTCCTCGATTTCTACGTAGGCCGCTATCACTGGTACACTTTTAACGTGGCCGATGCGGCCATCACCATCGGCGCGGCTCTGGTGCTGTTGGACGTTTTCTCCGCGCGTCGCGCGCCGGACTCCGGCCTGAACTAGCTCGGGCACAATATGTATCCCAAACTTTTCACCATCGGCGATTACGTGCTGCCCACTTATGGGCTGCTCGTCGTTACCGGAATGATGTTGGGCCTCTACGCGGCGGGGAAGCTGGCGGCGCGGGAGGGGCTGGCCGCCGACCGCATCTTTAATCTGGGCATCTATCTGGCGCTGGCGGGGATCATCGGGTCGAAGCTGGCCTTGATCGCGCAGGACTGGGATTATTTCGGCGCGAACCCGGCGCGGATTTTCTCCATGTCCACGTTGCAGTCGGGTGGAATTTTCTACGGCGGGTTGATCGCTTCGATTCTCACCGCCGTCTATCTGACGCGCAAGTATGACCTGTCGTTCCTGCGCGCCGGCGATGTGCTGATGCCGGGCGTGGCGCTGGGGCTGGGGCTGGGTCGCCTCGGCTGTTTTTCGGCGGGCTGCTGCTGGGGCAAAGAGACCGACGCTCAGTGGGGAGTCACTTACACGAATTCGTACAGCCATGAGACGGTCGGCGTTCCGCTCAACGTCGCCCTGCATCCGACGCAGATTTATGAGTCCGTGCTCAGTCTGGCGATCTTCGCGTTTCTCTGGCATCGGCATCGCCACAAGAAATATCACGGCGAGATATTGGGCTGGTATCTGCTGCTCGGCCCGGCGTCGCGCTTTGTGGTCGAGTTGGCGCGGCATCACTCGGAGGAAGCGTGGCTGTTCGGGCACGTGGTCTCCGACGCGCAAGGCATCAGCGTTATGTTGTTTTTGTTCGGCGCTTGGCTGCTGTGGCTAAGCCCGTATCGGCGACGCGCGTTGCGCCCGGCGTGAGGGATAGTGCCCGAAACTATCGTGAATGATTTATAGTCGTTCGTATTTTGATGTCGTCATTCCGAGCGCAGCGAGGAACCTGCTTTTGGGTTACTTCTTAGGCGCGCAAAGCAGGTTCCTCGCTGCGCTCGGAATGACGACAGGTTAAATAACAACATGCTACAACAATTCCAAATCGGCGAGGTGGACCACGGCAAGCGCCTCGATCTCTATCTTGCCGAGCAACTCCCCGAGTTGAGCCGCTCGCGCATCCAGCAACTGCTCGCCGACGGGAAAATTCTCGTCAGCGGCGGGCTGGCCGGTAAAGACACCAAGCCGGGGTATAAGTTGCGGGGCGGGGAAGCAATTTGTGTCGGGGACACCGCCGCCGTGCCTCTGCACGCCTTTGCTGAGGATATCCCGCTCGAAATACTCTACGAAGACGACGACATGGTGGCTGTCCACAAGCACTCCGGCATGGTGGTGCATTCCGGCGCGGGTGTGAAGAGCGGCACACTGGTGAACGCGCTATTGAGTCACTTCCAGTCACTGTCGAAAGTGAGTGGCGAACTGCGCCCCGGCATCGTACACCGTCTAGACCGTGAAACCTCCGGCGTGCTGCTGGTCGCCAAGAATGACGCGGCGCACCGCGGGCTGGCCGCGCAGTTTGCCGAACGCTCCATGGAGAAGACCTATGTGGCGCTGGTGCATGGCGTAATGAAAGAGGACGCTG from the Acidobacteriota bacterium genome contains:
- a CDS encoding RluA family pseudouridine synthase, whose amino-acid sequence is MLQQFQIGEVDHGKRLDLYLAEQLPELSRSRIQQLLADGKILVSGGLAGKDTKPGYKLRGGEAICVGDTAAVPLHAFAEDIPLEILYEDDDMVAVHKHSGMVVHSGAGVKSGTLVNALLSHFQSLSKVSGELRPGIVHRLDRETSGVLLVAKNDAAHRGLAAQFAERSMEKTYVALVHGVMKEDAGVIRATIRRDPVRRVRMIARPDGGREAESRWQVLRRYKGFTLVQVRIITGRTHQVRVHMASIGHPVVGDTLYGAPGKLQVTLFTPESSGATFAKGPKRSAPNQHIDEYEATLSRNFLHAARICLKHPRTGVSMDIRAPLPADLDAFLKRLLSADESPLNKPKWGIPPHRRKSSPPEE
- a CDS encoding prolipoprotein diacylglyceryl transferase, with the translated sequence MYPKLFTIGDYVLPTYGLLVVTGMMLGLYAAGKLAAREGLAADRIFNLGIYLALAGIIGSKLALIAQDWDYFGANPARIFSMSTLQSGGIFYGGLIASILTAVYLTRKYDLSFLRAGDVLMPGVALGLGLGRLGCFSAGCCWGKETDAQWGVTYTNSYSHETVGVPLNVALHPTQIYESVLSLAIFAFLWHRHRHKKYHGEILGWYLLLGPASRFVVELARHHSEEAWLFGHVVSDAQGISVMLFLFGAWLLWLSPYRRRALRPA
- a CDS encoding HEAT repeat domain-containing protein, which gives rise to MKRGIMGIMFSLGLTVRDYRRGLGIISTKPEIIEGAGGTTLYLRKNLIEGMRVMAADKRDSHKGDTTLGMDIDSFMTAQSLMDPKAIAHSVNFGMFMQGSGLKAPQGFQGAPGDMLALAEQAAQAALLNPEVDPKETVQALARVLNDLSPDYLLSSMPAERQNAYKGLPGIEVAHALAEDVALQWAKQKFGTAEGAEGIRVAQDDVVQILGRALRTTQVAERLLQKINVLVERKELPVEVHDRIRQEMGWAGLTPDEQHVHLMQLAEFGEQAFRHFIEYVKQTGKDGLLEKTTEVAGHFFETLPAASGPARDSVLAHLPELIRVLTGMNTLDFVRKVVVQLCSQLSESGTQNDPGHVHIANALTTAAHSMGMFEDFDTALRIGLELDRNRQKDSAAHQSCCAVGLENLLAPATAQKLIDLAIQKTSDPAASRTIASLLRLVENQAAEAVFLMLEDERVAANRSKLLHISQQLGAGSFEAASKRMKDERWYVVRNACYVLGALSDPDVVSHLMPAFSHSDPRVQEAAVSALVKGNLPNRGAALVVALPNLSQHLQESVLNELIMLKDASAIVPLAEFLKNAS
- a CDS encoding isoleucine--tRNA ligase; translation: MDLKSTVNLPKTDFPMKANLPLTEPVILERWEAQNVYGRLREQRVGAPLFTLHDGPPYANGNIHLGTALNKILKDFIVKSKSMAGFNAPYVPGWDCHGLPIELKVDQDLGAKKAGMTAADIRRACREYAGKYVDQHRKDFKRLGVLGRWDDPYLTMSAQYEAVIADAFVDFLDKGYIYKGLKPVHWCMSCRTALAEAEVEHHDHTSPSIWVKFSLPIEAATDALASELATIIGSRKVAALIWTTTPWTLPANLALSFHPETDYSVVDSASETDSALLIIAQPMVAQVAAKLGWTNHKILGVLPGKKFEHARFRHPFLDRDSLGLLGDHVTMEQGSGIVHTAPGHGVEDFIVGEKYHLPVLCPVDNRGRFELGDLEYSGKTVFEANPIVIEILRARGALLHTESLSHSYPHCWRCRKPVIFRATEQWFINLNHDDLRGRSLAEIRQVKWLPEWGMERISNMVATRPDWCISRQRVWGVPIIVFFCECCNKQFTERAALKHVVELFRRETADVWYTRTPAELLPVGTKCSHCGASEFRTERDILDVWFDSGSSHLAVLGNDPQLPWPADMYIEGGDQYRGWFHSSLLVAVGLKGKAPYKEVATHGWVLDGQGHAMHKSLGNVIEPQTIIKSHGAEILRLWVASQDFKEDLRISKEMLERMSDSYRKIRNTFRYLLSNLYDFDPAKDQVPASSMLEVDQWALQRTAQLVEQCRTHYQEYAFHKVYHAVYHFCTVEMSAFYLDITKDRLYTSAAGGPARRSAQTALYRMADALVRLIAPIMCFTAEEVWRHLPSAAGKTNDKAGERESIHFAIFPAPEEFTAGLSADQLTNLKNWDRLIAVRDEVLKKLEVARRDKFIGQSLEAKVELSASGDTAALLDQYRAMLPMLFIVSQVALNAGAAPAPDTVSEGITELGLKVHKAAGEKCERCWNYSIQVGMDKEFVTLCERCAPVVHSLIP
- the lspA gene encoding signal peptidase II; the protein is MTTNQLMGAGNHMSRSTSFLIAVLVLFADQLSKMLVIARVDAYATVVIIPGALNIIRSANRGIAFGILSDSSSPWTKLGLIVLASVVMVFIGGLLWKTSGMPGATRMGLAMVLVMGGAAGNLLDRLLRGEVTDFLDFYVGRYHWYTFNVADAAITIGAALVLLDVFSARRAPDSGLN